A genomic window from Sphingomonas taxi includes:
- a CDS encoding efflux RND transporter periplasmic adaptor subunit, with protein sequence MTVHAPVDTTHATPLAPPAASSPLLRRSLWIGVPALLAIAAGVAVNRSEPATASAAPAPTVTVAAPLQRDVAQWDDFVGRFEPSRTVEVRARVSGAVTALHFTDGATVRPGQLLFTIDPRPFAAALAEARAGLASARSDLALARANLDRANRLEAEDAVSKGELDQLSARVRAATAAIAAAEARIRGRALDVEFTQVRAPIGGRISSRRVDPGNLVAGGDTSGTLLTTINALDPIYFTFDGSEALFLKGKRARAVGNVAPAVDVRLQDESDYRWHGKLDFTDNGFDPRSGTIRSRAVLANPDMFLTPGLFGNMRLASGGTTHALLVPDAAVQTDQARKTLLTVASDGTVVVKPVTLGPVVDGLRIVSGGLSRGDRVVIGGTQMAMPGTKVKVRAGRIAPVVAAPAPGGLSPTTGEATFTS encoded by the coding sequence ATGACCGTGCACGCCCCCGTGGACACGACCCACGCGACGCCGCTCGCCCCGCCAGCCGCGTCGTCGCCGCTGCTGCGCCGGTCGCTGTGGATCGGCGTCCCCGCCTTGCTCGCGATCGCCGCCGGTGTGGCGGTCAATCGCAGCGAGCCGGCGACTGCCTCGGCCGCCCCCGCACCGACCGTCACGGTCGCCGCGCCGCTACAGCGCGACGTCGCGCAATGGGACGATTTCGTCGGCCGCTTCGAACCGAGCCGCACAGTCGAGGTGCGCGCGCGCGTGTCCGGCGCGGTGACCGCGCTGCACTTCACCGACGGCGCGACCGTGCGACCGGGCCAGTTGCTGTTCACGATCGATCCGCGCCCGTTCGCCGCCGCGCTGGCCGAGGCCCGCGCCGGGCTGGCAAGCGCGCGCAGCGACCTCGCGCTGGCCCGCGCCAACCTCGACCGCGCCAACCGGCTGGAGGCGGAGGATGCGGTGTCGAAGGGCGAGCTCGACCAACTGAGCGCCCGCGTCCGCGCCGCCACCGCGGCAATCGCCGCCGCGGAGGCGCGCATCCGCGGCCGCGCGCTCGATGTCGAGTTCACGCAGGTCCGTGCGCCGATCGGCGGGCGGATTTCCAGCCGGCGCGTAGACCCCGGCAACCTCGTCGCGGGCGGCGACACCAGCGGCACATTGCTCACGACGATCAACGCGCTCGACCCGATCTATTTCACCTTCGACGGCTCGGAGGCGCTGTTTCTCAAGGGGAAGCGCGCGCGCGCCGTCGGCAATGTCGCCCCGGCGGTCGACGTACGGTTGCAGGACGAGAGCGATTATCGCTGGCACGGCAAGCTCGACTTCACCGACAACGGCTTCGATCCGCGATCCGGCACGATCCGCAGCCGTGCCGTGCTCGCCAACCCGGACATGTTCCTGACCCCCGGTCTGTTCGGCAACATGCGGCTGGCCAGCGGCGGCACCACGCATGCGCTGCTGGTGCCGGATGCGGCGGTGCAGACCGATCAGGCGCGCAAGACGCTGCTGACCGTCGCCAGCGACGGCACGGTGGTGGTCAAGCCGGTGACGCTCGGTCCGGTGGTCGATGGCTTGCGGATCGTCAGCGGCGGGCTGTCGCGCGGCGATCGCGTCGTGATCGGCGGCACGCAGATGGCGATGCCGGGAACGAAGGTGAAGGTGCGCGCAGGCCGCATCGCGCCGGTCGTCGCCGCCCCCGCCCCCGGCGGCCTGTCGCCGACCACCGGCGAGGCGACCTTCACCTCCTGA
- a CDS encoding TetR/AcrR family transcriptional regulator, whose translation MQSAPAVATRGRPREFCTEAALAAALGVFWAKGYDGASMADLTAAMGITKPSLYAAFGNKEQLFHRALDLYGAEKMAYTRDALKQPTARAVAEHLMRGAVVAQTSTSDPKGCLGVISATACGAEAESIRGHIIERRAAAHAALVERFRAAQRDGDLAPGADPEGLAQYLYAMLQGMAVQAGSGATRADLDRVVDIGLMMWPSR comes from the coding sequence ATGCAATCTGCTCCTGCCGTTGCGACGCGTGGCCGTCCACGCGAATTCTGCACCGAAGCGGCGCTGGCCGCCGCGCTCGGCGTATTCTGGGCGAAGGGCTATGACGGCGCGTCGATGGCGGATCTGACCGCGGCGATGGGCATCACCAAACCCAGCCTCTACGCCGCGTTCGGCAATAAGGAACAGCTGTTCCATCGTGCGCTCGATCTCTACGGCGCCGAGAAGATGGCCTATACCCGCGATGCCCTCAAACAGCCGACCGCCCGCGCGGTCGCCGAGCATCTCATGCGCGGCGCGGTCGTGGCGCAGACCAGCACTTCCGATCCCAAGGGCTGTCTGGGCGTCATCAGCGCCACCGCCTGCGGCGCCGAGGCCGAGTCGATCAGAGGCCATATCATCGAGCGTCGCGCCGCCGCGCATGCAGCGCTGGTCGAGCGCTTCCGCGCGGCGCAGCGCGATGGCGACCTTGCCCCCGGCGCCGATCCGGAAGGACTCGCGCAATATCTCTACGCGATGCTGCAGGGCATGGCGGTGCAGGCCGGCTCCGGCGCGACCCGCGCCGATCTGGACCGCGTCGTCGACATCGGGCTGATGATGTGGCCCAGCCGCTGA
- a CDS encoding efflux RND transporter permease subunit: MRLSRFFITRPIFAGVIAVIITLVGAIAYWGLPVAQYPDIVPPTVTVSASYPGASAETVAETVAAPIEQEINGVDNMLYQSSQSTGDGNVTITVTFKIGTDLDAAQVLVQNRVAIAVPRLPEEVQRLGVVTRKTSPDFLMVVNLISPDNSLDRGYISNYALTQVRDRLARIDGVGDVRLFGSRDYAMRVWIDPGRAAALNLTAGDIVAALRAQNVQVAAGSLGQPPYSHGSAFQLNVETQGRLLEPGQFADVVIRTDADGRQVRVRDIARVELGAQDYNSNTYLSGQPTVIAAVFQRPGSNALAAAEKVEAEMQAMSKSFPKGLEYRVIYNPTEFIAQSVDAVIHTLFEAMVLVVLVILVFLQKWRAAIIPIVAIPVSLVGTFAVLAAVGYSLNTLSLFGLVLAIGIVVDDAIVVVENVERNLARGLPPLEAAMVSMDEVSGALVAIVLVLCAVFVPTLFLTGLSGAFYQQFAVTIATATVISLIVSLTLSPALAAILLRAHDTHEGGNRAIRFVRAAGDRFNTGFERLSVRYAALTARLVRRPKRMMAVYAGLIVATVGLFWATPTGFIPAQDQGYFLTIVQLPAGASVERTDAVVQKVAKRILPLAGVKGVVMLAGFDGPSQTLAPNTAAAYVPLKSFAEREKLGVTFAGLMDATRKATADIDEARILVVPPPLIQGIGSAGGYRLMVQDRQGAGYKQLDATAGALIAKANQTEGLAQVYTFFNTATPRIFADVDRPKADMLGVPPARVFEALQVYLGSAFVNDFNLIGRTYRVTAQADAPFRSTPADIADLKTRSDKGGMVPLGSVATFQDRTGPYRVTRYNLYPAVEVDGDTAPGYSSGRSLIAMEKLAADTLPRGYGSEWTGIAYQQKAAGSIAGIVFALAVVFVFLVLAAQYESLLLPLSIVLIVPMCLLAAMIGVNLRGLDNNVLTQIGLVVLIALAAKNAILVVEFAKQAEEQDGLSPVEAAVQAAQVRLRPILMTSFAFILGTVPLLVASGAGAELRQALGTAVFFGMIGVTGFGLIFTPTFYVVCRALGLRLAARRVRHDAADPALQPAE, encoded by the coding sequence ATGCGCCTGTCGCGCTTCTTCATCACCCGCCCGATCTTCGCGGGCGTCATCGCGGTCATCATCACGCTTGTCGGCGCCATCGCTTACTGGGGGCTGCCGGTCGCGCAATATCCCGACATCGTGCCGCCGACCGTGACGGTTTCCGCCAGCTATCCCGGCGCGTCCGCCGAGACCGTCGCGGAGACGGTCGCCGCGCCGATCGAGCAGGAGATCAACGGCGTCGACAACATGCTGTACCAGTCGAGCCAGTCGACCGGCGACGGCAACGTCACGATCACGGTCACGTTCAAGATCGGCACCGATCTGGATGCGGCGCAGGTGCTGGTGCAGAACCGGGTCGCGATCGCGGTCCCCCGCCTGCCCGAGGAGGTGCAGCGGCTGGGCGTCGTCACGCGCAAGACCAGCCCCGACTTTCTGATGGTCGTCAATTTGATCTCGCCCGACAATTCGCTCGATCGCGGCTATATCTCCAATTACGCGCTGACCCAGGTCCGCGACCGGCTCGCGCGGATCGACGGCGTCGGCGACGTGCGCCTGTTCGGCAGCCGCGACTATGCGATGCGCGTCTGGATCGATCCCGGCCGCGCCGCCGCGCTGAACCTCACCGCCGGCGATATCGTCGCGGCGCTGCGCGCGCAGAACGTGCAGGTCGCCGCCGGTTCGCTCGGCCAGCCGCCCTATTCGCACGGCAGCGCCTTTCAGCTCAACGTCGAGACGCAGGGGCGCCTGCTCGAACCGGGACAATTCGCCGACGTCGTGATCCGCACCGACGCCGACGGACGGCAGGTGCGCGTCCGCGACATCGCGCGCGTCGAACTGGGTGCGCAGGACTATAATTCCAACACCTATCTGTCCGGCCAGCCGACCGTGATCGCGGCGGTGTTCCAGCGTCCCGGCTCCAACGCGCTCGCCGCCGCCGAGAAGGTCGAGGCGGAGATGCAGGCGATGTCGAAATCCTTCCCCAAGGGGCTGGAATATCGCGTCATCTACAATCCCACCGAATTTATCGCGCAATCGGTGGATGCGGTGATCCACACCCTGTTCGAGGCGATGGTGCTGGTCGTGCTCGTCATCCTGGTGTTCCTCCAGAAATGGCGCGCAGCGATCATCCCGATCGTGGCGATCCCGGTGTCGCTGGTCGGCACGTTCGCGGTGCTCGCGGCGGTCGGCTATTCGCTCAACACACTGTCGCTGTTCGGATTGGTGCTGGCGATCGGCATCGTCGTCGACGATGCAATCGTGGTGGTCGAGAATGTCGAGCGCAATCTGGCGCGCGGCCTGCCGCCGCTGGAGGCGGCGATGGTGTCGATGGACGAGGTGTCCGGCGCGCTGGTCGCGATCGTGCTGGTGCTCTGTGCGGTGTTCGTGCCGACCTTATTCCTCACCGGTCTCTCCGGCGCCTTCTATCAGCAGTTCGCGGTGACGATCGCGACGGCGACGGTGATCTCGCTGATCGTCTCGCTGACGCTATCGCCCGCGCTCGCCGCGATCCTGCTGCGCGCGCACGACACGCACGAGGGCGGCAACCGCGCCATCCGCTTCGTTCGTGCCGCGGGTGACCGTTTCAACACCGGATTCGAGCGGTTGAGCGTGCGCTATGCCGCGCTCACCGCCCGGCTGGTGCGACGGCCGAAGCGGATGATGGCGGTCTATGCCGGGCTGATCGTCGCCACCGTCGGTCTGTTCTGGGCGACGCCGACCGGCTTTATCCCGGCGCAGGATCAGGGCTATTTCCTGACCATCGTCCAGCTCCCCGCCGGCGCCTCGGTCGAGCGTACCGACGCGGTGGTGCAGAAGGTCGCCAAGCGCATCCTGCCGCTCGCCGGCGTCAAGGGCGTGGTGATGCTGGCGGGCTTCGACGGACCGTCGCAGACGCTCGCCCCCAATACCGCCGCCGCTTATGTGCCCCTGAAATCGTTCGCCGAGCGCGAAAAGCTGGGCGTCACCTTCGCGGGGCTGATGGACGCGACCCGCAAGGCGACCGCCGACATCGACGAGGCGCGCATTCTCGTCGTCCCGCCGCCGTTGATCCAGGGGATCGGATCGGCGGGCGGCTATCGGCTGATGGTGCAGGACCGGCAGGGTGCCGGATACAAGCAGCTCGACGCCACCGCGGGCGCATTGATCGCCAAGGCCAACCAGACCGAGGGGCTGGCGCAGGTCTATACCTTCTTCAACACCGCGACGCCGCGCATCTTCGCCGATGTCGATCGCCCCAAGGCCGATATGCTCGGCGTGCCGCCGGCGCGCGTCTTCGAGGCGTTGCAGGTCTATCTGGGCAGCGCGTTCGTCAACGACTTCAACCTGATCGGCCGCACCTATCGCGTTACCGCACAGGCCGACGCGCCGTTCCGCTCCACCCCCGCCGACATCGCCGACCTCAAGACGCGATCCGACAAGGGCGGGATGGTGCCGCTTGGGTCGGTCGCGACCTTCCAGGACCGCACCGGTCCGTATCGCGTCACGCGCTACAATCTCTACCCGGCAGTCGAGGTCGATGGCGACACCGCGCCCGGCTATTCCTCGGGTCGGTCGCTGATCGCGATGGAGAAGCTCGCCGCCGACACGCTGCCGCGCGGTTATGGCAGCGAATGGACCGGCATCGCCTATCAGCAGAAAGCGGCGGGCAGCATCGCGGGGATCGTCTTCGCGCTGGCAGTGGTGTTCGTCTTCCTGGTGCTGGCGGCGCAATATGAGAGCCTGCTGCTGCCGCTGTCGATCGTGCTGATCGTGCCGATGTGCCTGCTGGCGGCGATGATCGGGGTCAATCTGCGCGGGCTCGACAATAACGTCCTGACGCAGATCGGGCTGGTCGTGCTGATCGCGCTCGCCGCCAAGAATGCGATCCTCGTCGTCGAATTCGCCAAGCAGGCCGAGGAGCAGGACGGCCTCTCGCCGGTCGAGGCGGCGGTACAGGCCGCGCAGGTGCGGCTGCGTCCGATCCTGATGACCAGCTTTGCGTTCATCCTCGGAACGGTGCCGCTGCTGGTCGCCAGCGGTGCGGGCGCGGAGCTGCGGCAGGCGCTGGGGACGGCGGTGTTCTTCGGGATGATCGGCGTCACCGGCTTCGGGCTGATCTTCACGCCGACCTTCTACGTCGTGTGCCGTGCGCTCGGCCTGCGACTTGCCGCGCGCCGCGTCCGCCATGATGCCGCCGATCCCGCGCTCCAGCCTGCCGAATGA